Sequence from the Meiothermus sp. CFH 77666 genome:
ACCCGCTACGGGGTGGACTACACCCCCCAAGCAGCCAATGCCTATGCCGGCCACGAGCGGGCCAGCCAACTGCTGGCCAGCGGCAACTACAACGCGGTGCAGCCCTACGCCGTGGCCTGACGAAAGGAAGTGAACATGAGCGAAAAAACCCTTCTCTGGATTCTGGGCGGTGTGCTCCTGGGAGCCGCAGGCTACCTGGGGTACACCTACTTCCAGTCCACCAAGCCCGACCCGTTGCCGGCAGGAAATGCCGGTGCACCCCAGCTGGTGCCTGGATACCAGGACTACCGAAACACCGAACGCACGATCCCGGTCGGCGTGGATGCTCCCCTCACCCCTGAAGAACAAGAAGTGCTGAACATGTGGACGATTCCCACCCCGGAGAACTAACATGCCGTTCGACCTTCAAGCGTTGCTTGTAGCCGTGCTTCACAGCACGGTAGACACCCTCTTCACCTTTGCCAACGGGGCCATTCCGGCTCTGCTAGTGGCCTGGCTGACCGATACCGTGCTCCGGCTGGTGCCCTTCCTGCGGCCCTTCCGGGAAAACATCAAGCAGTACATCCTGGCCCGGATCGAGGAACTGCGCCTCAAGCGAGCCGAAAACGCGGTGCTGGCAGCAGGCCAAAAATACAAAGCCGATTTGCAGCAGATGACCCAGGAATACAAAAGTACACCCCCACCGGCAGCCATTGAGGCCCTCAAAGCTGAACGGCTGGCCGAAGCCATGCACCTGGCCAGCCGGATTGCTGGTCCGAACGACGCGCGACTGCTGGTGGAAGCGGCCCTTGCCAAACTGAAGCAACAGGGGGTGAACCCATGAGCGAAAGCTTCAAACAGGGGTTTGCCTTCACCGCCGGGGCAGCGGTTTTTGTGGCGGCCCTGGTGCTGGTAGGCAAACTGCTATCCCGAAACAAGACCGAGCCAAGCGGGTGCGGTTGTGGAGGAAAGTGAGGAGAAGAAGATGCTAGGCTACCTGGACTTGCTGGTAAAGGCGCTCGAGCGCATTGGCGCCCTGGCCCTGGTAGCCTACATCTTGATCATCTGGATGCCCGAGCAAAACCGCAAGATTGACCAGGTATCCATTGCCCAGGCCAAACAGGCGGTGGTGCTCGAGCGCGTCGTCGAAGTACTCGACCGCATTGATCGCGGCATCGGGAGGCCCTGATGTTTCCAAACCTGAATGAGCTTGTGACCAAACTCGATACCTCTATCAAGTTTGTATGCGCCCAGCTCGTGGAGCTGGTGAAGGGCCAGGCCGAAAACAACACCGAGGTGCGGCGCATCAGCCAGGCCTTCACCGCTGAATACGGCGAGTTTGTGGAAGACCCCAACGCCGGCATCACCCGGCGAAAGGTGCTCCAACCACCCTGGATCTGGGAAGGCACCGTCACCCAGCAAACTGCCATCGAAACCCGCCACCCCCAGGGCAAGCGACTGATCTACGGCGGCTACTACGCCAATATTGGCGACAACCCCTTTCAGGTGCGCCTGATCTCGCCCGGCGGCGAAAGCCCGCCCCACACCCTGCCGCCGGGAACCTCGATCCCGATTACCTCGGTGATCCAGCAAGTGGTGATTATCCCCCTAAGCGGCCAGCCGGCCACCTACCAGATTTACGGACGATGACCCCCACCGCCCGCACCAGCAAACGCGGCCCGCACCACCTGCCCGAGGTGGCGCTGGCGCGTGGCCCTGTGGGCGGCGAAGGCATAACGGGAGACGGTAGCTACCTGGCACTGTTCGGCTCGGCCTGGGCCCTGGTGCAACACCAAGGCGATAAGCTACTGCATCTGTATCAGATGGGAGTGCTGGAGGAATGGGACGACCGAGGGATTGTGCCTATACCGCATGAAGGTAGGGAAATCCGGCATATTGCTTTCTGCTTTGATCAAAGCGCCCGGCCTATAGTTGCCTACGAACGGCAAAACCAGGTCTGGGTGCGACAATGGGATGCCGGGTTAGGGCAGTACGTCATGCGCGGGCCCTATGCAGGGGTTGACCCGCTGATGATTCAGGATGCCGAAGTCAACTTCTACAGCCCTGATTCGGATGCACTGCTGTTTTACCTATCACCTGACCGCCGCAGCCTGCGTATGCGGGTGCAGCGCGAGGTGTTTGCAGTAGAACGCACCATCGAAACTTACCCCACCGAACGCATCCTGGATCAGGGCATCGCCCTGCCCTATCAGTGGGAGCTGCTTGGGGAAGGGATTACTATCCGCAGCGATACCTATCCGGTCTACCTGCCTACAGATGCCCTAGTTAATATAAGCGGCCAGGCCCCAGCCACCGGCAACTACCGCCCGCTGGTGGTGGTGCGGGATGTGGGGACTGACGAACTTACCACCATCACCGGCCAGGCCCCAGCCACCGGCAACTACCGCCCGCTGGTGGTGGTGCGGGATGTGGGGACTGACGAACTTACCACCATCACCGGCCAGGCCCCAACCACCGGTAACTACCGCCTGTTGGTGGTGGTAGTAGACCTGGGCAACCCAGACGTGCTGACTACCATCACCGCAAGCGCTCCAATGACAGGTATTTATGCAACGCCCTGACCTTATAATCACGCCCAAAATCATCCTTCCGCGCCTGGTAGTGCGGGAGCGAATTCCACCGCCGGCAAAAGTCGGGATGACCCTTGAGCCCCAGACCATGCACTGGCAAATCATCGGCCCGGATGGACGGGTGGTGCGCGAAGCTGACCAGGCCTGCCACAACCTGGTACTCGACAACGCCAAAGAACTGGTAGCCACGCTAGGGCTGTTTGAACAAAGCGAATGGGCAGTAATCGGAACAGGCAGCACCGCACCAAACCCTTCACAAACAGGATTGGTCAATGAGCGGGCCCGCACCAACCAAACCGGGGGCCCTACAGATAGCACCACCGAGGTAAGCACGGGGGTGTGGGAGATTACCCGATACCGTCAGTTCACCGCTGCCCAGGTGGGCGGACAAAACCTGACTGAATGGGGATTTAGCGGGAGCGGCACCGCAGGCAATAACCTGATGAGCCGCGAGCTATTCCGGGACGGCTCAAACAACCCGGTGACACTAACGCTGGACAGCGATCAGCAGTTGCGCCTGATCTACAAAGTGCGGGTCACGGTAGGGCCTACTACCCCGCAAACGGCCAGCATGAATATCACTGGGATAGGCAATAGAACGGGCCAGTTTGTTTTACAGCAACGCATTATTACAGGTGCGCATGGCTACAACGCAAACCCAGTTCAGGGCCTAAGCTCATTTGCTCGAGCGGCCAATCCGCCAAAGTGGATTTATGGGTTCCAGCGTCGCACGTTGGGTTATGGTGATGCGTTTTGGGATATAAACAACATGGTTGATTTTGCGGGAGCGTATGAAGCGTACACCGCAAATAGCCAAAATCGCAAAATGAGCCCAGCAGTGAGATCGGTAACAGAGGTTAATGGAACCATTGTAGGGATAGGTATGAACGAAAATCACGCAATAACAGGCCCGTACCCGCGCATGTATTTTCAATTTGACGTAGGTCAGGAGATCACCAAAGACAACCTACACGAGCTAACCATTGCGGGTTTTGAGATTAGCTGGACATGATCCCAACCGCTCAAACCCGAACCTTTATTGCGCCTGAACCAGCGCCCATGGTGCCCCTGAGGGTGCGGGTGCCGCATCGGGTGCGAGCGTTGTATGGTCATGTACCGGGGGCAAGCATTGGCAGTCTGGTTTATTCAGATCTGAATGCCTATGCCTGGTACGCAGGTTCTGGGGGCTTTGAAACCCGCCCAGGGCCCGGCATCAGCATCAACAGATATTTGAGGGGCGTTGAAGACAGCGACGAAAGGAAGGTGCAATGAGCGACCTGGTAATCGCAGGGATGGCAGCTGCTGCAGCGGCGGCGGTGGTATCTGAGCCGGGGCAACGGGTGGTGCGGTCTGCCGCCAGCAACATGCGCGAAGCAGTAGCTCCAACCCGCCTGGCCTTGCCGCCGGGCCTCGAGCCCTACCGCAACGCCCTGATTGCAGCGGCCAGAGCCAACGGCATCCAGCCGTCGCTTCTGGCAGCGCTGTCGTTGCAGGAAAATCGCCGTTCAGACCCCGAAATCACCCTCAACAACAAGCCCGAAAGCTGGATTGTGGGGAACAAATACTTTGACCCGGCTCGCCGGCGAGGCTGGACAGACGCCCAGCTTGCGCGGGTATACGGCCTGACGCAAATAAAGGGCGCAACGGCCATCACGGTGGGCTACACCGGCTTGCCGGCGGGGTTGCTCAACCCCCGCACCAACCTGGAGCTAGGAGCACGGTATCTGGCCAAGCAAATACGGGCAGAGCGAAGCGTGCGGATGGGCCTGGTGCGCTACAACGGTGGGAATGTCGCTGTAGCGGCGGTCAAGCGAGGCGAAGATCACTTTTCAGCCCGCTACGCAGATATGGTGCTGGCCCGGCAGAAGTTGCTCGAGGCCAGCCGCACCAGCGAAGCTCTGGCCAACGACCCACGGAGGTATCTCGTATGAACCAGACGCAAGCAACCCTGATTGGCTTCGGTG
This genomic interval carries:
- a CDS encoding transglycosylase SLT domain-containing protein: MSDLVIAGMAAAAAAAVVSEPGQRVVRSAASNMREAVAPTRLALPPGLEPYRNALIAAARANGIQPSLLAALSLQENRRSDPEITLNNKPESWIVGNKYFDPARRRGWTDAQLARVYGLTQIKGATAITVGYTGLPAGLLNPRTNLELGARYLAKQIRAERSVRMGLVRYNGGNVAVAAVKRGEDHFSARYADMVLARQKLLEASRTSEALANDPRRYLV